The DNA window GAATGTGCTTGGATATGCAAGTGTCTTTCCGCAACACAATGTCTTCTCTTAGTGGCTCTTGATGCCATTGGGCTTCACGACAGCCGCCTCGTGGTGAGGGTGCTTAATAGTCAAGCACCAGATGTCGAGGTAGTCACAGATCGTAACAATGACATCCACGACAAAGCTTCCGTAGACACCGAGAGCAGTGCCGAGCATCAGGAAAACATAGGCAGTCTGGTACACACCATCGCCAAGAGAGCTGGGCCAGCCAACGCCATAGTTGTTCAGCAGGACCGGGCCAATCGAGTCGGCAACGCCAAAGCCAACCAGCACGCCCAAGATGTTCCAGTAGGGGAAGCGCATCTTGGTGAGGTGTGCGGTAATCATCTGCCCGACGCTGTAAGCGttgacgaggccggcgaACAGGGCAAAGGGAATcaggtggtggtggaggatgtTTGGCTGAAGATAGAGGTAGGTAACGATCAGGGCCCAGATGGCGAAAAAGGgtccaaggccgagaagggCGCCTCGTGATCGGTCGCCGCGAGCCCGTCGCGCACGAATAACGTTGACAGACGACTCCACAGTGTTGAGCACCAGGACAATTGTTCCCTGGACCATGTACCACTCGGTGAATGTGAGGTCGTAGATGAATTGGGGAATGCCCAGCGATGCGGGAACACCAATGGCGCCCAGGGCACTCTGTTGCCAGATGTGAGCGCCTCCCATGAAGCCCGTCAGGGCAAAGACAGAGGCAACGATGAGCACGCCCTCAACGGGTCCATTGACGATGCCAAGAGTCAGAGTTTTGGTGTGGTATTCGTCCCAGGTCTGGACGTAGAAGGTGAGGAGAGCTGGCGATTCCAATTAGCATTGTTAGTTATTACTCTTCACCTCGTCTTCCATGCTTGCATGGTTCCCCATATAAGAAGCGGGTGGGACGATGGAGGGGAAGGGGAGACGCAAAAACTGAGGAGGGCCTTACAAGCAAACAAAGTAGCTACCGTCTTCCAGCCCTGGCCCATGTTCTGGGAAGCGGCGAAAATGAGCACCTCCAGAGTCGTGTTCAGGGCATCGACACCGTGATCGAAGAGTTCGCCGAGGGGTCCGGACTGTTTGGTTCGTCGACTGCAGAAATCGCCTCAACATTAGCTCTCTTGATACCATTCGAGCTCCGAGCTCCTCAATTTACACAAAACAACGCGTGGAGACATTAAAGGCATAAGAACTTACGCTTGGGCACCGTCCACAGCGTCAAAGGTCTGGTAGAGCAACAATCCAATGGCCCAGCTGTAGTACACCCAGCTAGGGCAGTCCTGATCCAGCGTGGGGTTGTACCACAACATGGTCAAGAAGTTGAGGACGACAAACGAGAATCCCGTCAAGGTGATAAGATTCGGCGCCATGCTCATTGGGAAGCAGTGGATGACAAAGTTGGTGTAGAAAGGCTTGAGGATATATTTGGACACGAGCGACCGATCCACGGCAGAGTACTTGTACTCTTTCAAGGCCGGGAGGTTGTGCTGCCGCACGTAGACCATCTTGTCCTGCTTATTCCTTCTCGCAGTGCGTGTTGATGTATTTTCCCGGTTCTCGATGCGGTCGCAATGCCTGTCGGAGCGTGTTTTCGTAGGATCTCGTGTCGGTTGGGTGTCAAGATCGTATTGGCTCGGGCCAGAGAATTGGCgttgtgtgtttttttcccacGCCAACAAAAAGATCAATCAACACAGAAGGCAAAGAACAGGCCCAGCGCCGTgaatgagaagaagcgagagaagagagaggttGCGCGAGGAAACGAAACAAGGGCTAGGAATGACCTCCTGTGTCCGGTAGCGTGTCCTTGTTCTTAATTTCCAGGTTAATTTTTAGTATGAAGTAATGGCTGCTACCAGATCGTCGTCACGAGGAATTTTCGGCCGCACAAAAGCGAAGGACTGACATCAACCACAGCCATTTTCGCGCTAGGCCATTTTGGGAGTCCACTGGGAGTTAGCGCAGAGAGCAAGCTGGGAAGCTTACATAACAATCTGTGAATATCTGTTACGCCAGCTCCTTCGACAAATACAAGGAAGGGACAAGCAGCTGATTTGTCTAATGTAAATACACAAAATGAATAATTGCTAGCTTCAGCTAAGATATTCTACTCAgctatttttttctactcTTATAAAAGGACATTATATATTTGACTTGGGTAGGTAGCTGAAGCTTATACTGCTGATGGCcagtttttaattttaagttaGTATCATGGTGATCTTTTCCGGTGAGCTTAACGGCAGTCTATAAAGAGGAAGAACGTTTCTATTCACCCAATATCATTGTcaaatttaataaaattccAGCCTATTGAAATTCGTCATTTTCAGCTGAGGCTAGTGATTCTGGTGGCtcagcttttttttacagCTCAAGTATCTTAGCTGAAGCTGACGCTCATCCACTTTGTGTATTCACATTAGACAAATCAGCTGCGCTAATAATACGTGACTATGTCTTGCAGCGTGCAGCAATTTCCGATTAAATCGCAAAAACACTCGTTACAGATAGGGAAGCACAGCCAAGTCATGCTAAATAGCAGTGAAAAACAATCGCCCTTGTAGCACGCATAACAAGGATTGAATGACTCCCCGTCATCCACTCTCTCCAATGGCGAGAATGCAATCGACTGAATACGCAACAATGAAGTTGCCAGCAGATAGAAGCTCATATAGAAGATCTTTGACAAAATATATTACAACAGGCCAATGCTGTCTGGCATGTATAGGCCTGGCAGCATGATCATCTACTACCGGGCAGTGCCTAGGTAGATTTCGCCCTCTATAGCCCCAGGGATGCCATTcacagcttctcctccgaAAGACGTGAATCCCGTCTACCATCCCTTCTCTTTCCCATCCTCCCTCCTCATGGATGGGTATTTTGATCTCCTCTTCATGGCAGCCCTTGAAATTCTTCACATCTCGCTCCTCCATCAGCTGAATCTCACCCCTTCTGCGCAATGTGGAAATAGTCCTTTTGTTCCACAATATACCCTTCCCTCCAGCTCAGCAACGACACGCCCCTCATCACCACCTTGTCTCCCCTCACGGTTCCCAGCGCCGTCGACGGCAGTCTCGCCGTCCACTTGACGTCGCACTCCCAAACGGTCAAATCAGGCGTCCCAGTCACGCACCGGGTGACGAATTCCACATTCTCGTTGTACTCGATCAAGTCGGAATAGAATGCTCGAATCCAAGTCTTGTCTACTCCCACCAGCCcaaatactttttttttatgaaACATGGTCAGCTTGTCATCTTTGTAATAGTATATAGAAATGCATCAACTGCTTTAGCCCGCCGCTGGTCTTGCGTAAGACAAGACAGACCATAAGCGGCGCGGGGGGGGCAATAAACTCACAATGGGCCGAGAATCTGGCGTCGTCGGCATACAACTCCAGAATAGCTTCCAGATCTAGGCTGTTATAAGTCGACTCCAATATCGCCAtgacgccagcagcggccgcCATGATGCCTCTGCCACTACCACTACgcagagagggagagaaagagggagagatgCTCCTTTTTCGTTTGGGCTGTGGGTGTGTGTTTCGTACCAGTTTAGCTCCCTTGCCACAAAGCGGGAAGTCGTGGTTTCTTTATATCGTCCATGGCATGGGCACCATTCACCTCCATGATCCATGCTCATGACACAATCGCATGCGCTAGAAGCAAATATTACGCAGCAAAATACTCCATAACCCCCATTCTCAACgtacttttttatttccctaTTTTGACACTCTGGCCCTATATCTTATCTTAGGCTCGATGCAACCGCATCACATAATTGGGCGCACCTTTGGAATCAATCAAGCTACGCAGCTCTCAttggcctgctgctggccagatTTCCCCCCCACTCCCGGGCAGCCTGGTTCACGCATCGCTCTGCAAAATGCCATGTTAGCCTTTGTCTTTGGTGAAAGGATATCACGGCTGCGTGAATGGCAATTGTGTTCATTTTtcgtttttctttcttcttctttttttttttccatctatagccaaagaaaaaaattcaaggCAGATGCAGCTCGCACTCAAATCGACTCAGATATAATGATGTGGCAGACTGTACATGGGAATGGCTAGAATTTAAAAGCAACACGCGCCAGTAGCCGACGTATCGGTGCATCACGATTGGCCTGTCGGCAGCTTTCCGACTCCTCCCTTAGCCCAGCAGCCATCGCCATAAATTAGAAACAAGTGGAGAGAGAATCCCAAATATCGCGACAGCTCTGTgatatattattactactaATTATTAACGTAACCGGTCTAAAAATTCTTGTTCCAGGATCTCTCTGATATGTATCTAGTTGCTAGGCTAATCAAGTCCCCAGCAGGCGCCTTTGCTCTCGTCTTTGCAAACCGATATTCTATTACTGTTCTATTCATCCAACCGTCCACCTGCCATTACCTCCTAAGCAATAAGCCGACTCTCATGTCTCCCCCTATCAGTTAAGCCATAACGATCTCCCATCTAgtggtgtttttttctttttctttttctctccaagTATTCTCCTTCTCGtgcttctctcctcttcatGGTTTTGCTCGGTTAAGAACAACTTCCAAGAGTGCGAGATCACTGTAAATCTTGTTCTTAAAAGACTCCGACGGCATATCTTCCACGGATACCTCGTCATTCTCTTCAGAAGTAGAGCTGGTCTTCGAGGGGCGCCCGTCGCCAATTGCACCGTAGACATGCTTCGGCCTCGGTAGATAGGTGGGCTCAACGATAGGCTTTGGAAGTGGATAGGCGTCTCCAAGCAGGCCAGTTGCCGCGTACCATTTGATATGCAACTGTCGAGTTCGCTCTCGTATCTCAGCTTCGGTCAAGCAGGCCGGGCGTCCCATGCACTGAGGGAACATGGGCTCACAAATTGCGTCGTTGTCGTAACTAGACCGAGTTCTGAagggagatgatgatgcggTGGCCTGTGGCGGAAAAGAGTCAATCGAGTTGAAGTAGGCCTCCCTCTGAGCATTGGAATAGTATGAtccttcttcgtctccaaCTCCATTATCATTGGCTTGATGGGGCCACTCAGATGGCACGCTGGAGTACTGCAGCTCATTAGCATCAAAAGGATCCGTCAAGTCGGAATACGCAGGATAGTATTGCAGATCCTCTCCAGGATGAGCTGGGTATTCAGGAACTTGGTCGAATTGGTTTTGATGAGCGGTTGGCGTGGCATCGAGAACCTTGGAAGACGACGGAGTGAATGATGGAAtaaactcttcatcttgttcaATGTAATCTTTGGTAGTCGTTGGAGTCTTGGTGAGCTTGTACGGCGGGTCAAGTGGAGGATACCTATACTCTTCTTGGGCATAGGCGATGCTATCTCGAGAATCTGTCGGCATACTGTGGAACGCCTTGAACATCGAGTCGAATGTCGAAGGGCGATACTGGCGTTGGCCAGGCGGGCCCGCGGTCAATGGCTTGGGGGCACCAGCGGTTGAGGCGAGACCCATGGATGCCGACATATGGGGATCCGAGTTATCGCTGTGGATAGACGGAGTCGAAAAccgagatgatgatgcaatgGTACTCTTGTAATCGGCATGTGCTGCAGTTTCGGATATTGCTACTCGAGCACTCTTCCAAGGCGGCCAGAAGCGAGAGGCAGCAGGATCCGAGAAAGTACCATACGGTCGCGATCTGGCATATTCCGGAAAAAGTTCTTGAGAAAATGGTGTATCCAGTCTAGGCGGCATGCTCAATGTGCTGTTCTCTCTTGGCTTTACCCCTCGAAGAAGCACCTTTTGAGCTTTCTTTTGGTTTGGATTTGGGTACGAGGCCAGGTTCTGGAGAGATTTGACAGGCATATTCATAAGGGCACCGGTTATGatgccgtcatcatcgtcactgGAGTTTGCGTCGCTCGCGATGCCTTTGCCCTTAACGTCAAACGGAGCAGCGGGCGATTGAAAGCCCGTGGACCACGACATTCCGGGCACTTGATCCTGAGTGTTCACCGGGCTAACAGCGCGATCATAGTTCTGCTGCAGAGGCTCGTAGGAGATTTGCTGATCCGGGGCAGGCTGTGTCTGAGCAAGATCTTCACTCATGGAAAGTGTACGCAACGCATCAGGTGGGTGGCTAGGGAGGGGAGAATGGACGAATTTGAGGTGATCAAATTCAGATGTCGCCTTGAGCAAACGGCCACGGCGAGCAGGAGGCTGGAGCCGCTGAGAAGAGCTGGGATTGTAGATGGTCCCCGCCGTTGTATAGGTATAGGTTGTTTGCAAGGGCGTCGAGACAGGTGTCGAAGGAGATTGGAAAGGCAAAGTCGGGGCAGAAGATTCTTCATCCATGGTTGGATACAGAGTGGTTCCTGTCTTTCTTCTCAATCGGACGGTTGCGACCTGGCGAGAAAGAGTGTGGACTGCGATAAGAATGGAAAACTGCAGGAAGGTTCGTGTCAGCTATGAAGCGAGTCAAGCgagtaaaataaaaaggaaaagaatatAGAAGGAGACAGAAATGGGCCGTATACGCATCACTCGGAAAGTAACAACACCAAACATGGGAAAGAGGAAGGGAAAATACAAGGAAAGGAGCCAGATATTACAATTCAAAGTCAAGGCCAAAGAGGACAGTCGGATCCAAGCAATGGCTAGATGAATTGATACGTCAAACGGGCACGCGCATGCCAAAAGTGGCGTCTCCAAGATGCGGCCCTTGCGATACTGAAAGTTTTCCCAAGGAATCAACAGTCGCGATCCAGGGCGGCGaagtgaaagaagaagctggcagtgTGCAGAAAATAAACGAACGGGAGGCGAcgatggaggagaaggagaaagaaagggtGGAGGGGATAAGGGGAAGATAACGAAGGCGGAGAGGGGCGAACAAGAAAAGTGGCAGAATTCAGATGGGAAAATTGTTGGGGCAAAATCAGTTTGGCAAGCTCCTTCCTTGCGTGTTATCGTAGGTGATAGGAtaggaaagaaggaaagaaggaaagagaggggaaaaaaacgcCAATAGGGGCAAAAATGATATGACAGTCTTTGGGATGGCTTACCGTCTTAATGTCCAAGGAAACGAGATTGAGTGACCAAATAATGGTCCAAATGATGGCACAGAAGATGGTAGAAAACATCGTGAAGAAATattaggaaaaaaaaaaaggctcagGGCAATGGAAAAACGGGGAGAGGGGCGGTGGCCTCCAAACGAAAAGTGAGGCTGAAGTGAAGTGCAGCTATTAATAGTCGATAAGAGTGGCTACGTGAAGGCCACAAAGGTTATTAGCAAAGTATCAAATTGTACAGCTGCTCTGAGACCCGTTTATAGCTGGTGCGAATGTTGACAGTCAAGCTACTGGTTCATCCcatgtatttctttttgccgTGAAGCTATCGTCAGTGACTCGAGGTtctaaaagaagaaaagaaagacaaagctGGGCTGGCTTCAACCTCTCGATCCCCAATTTATATGCGTagtagatgaagatgacgacggctGGCTGACGTGTATGGTGCTGATAACGGTCGATATGACAATAATCGTGGTCCCGGAGTAAAAGTATGCAAGTTTGGCGATGAGTAAATGGACTGTTCTACTATTACATGCATTTTAAATACTGCTCAGGTCTCCGAACCTGTGATTTCGTTTCCTTACATCTCCAATTTCTTTGACGTAGCACAGCATTTGTTCAAACGGGCATGTTTGTTCACTTTATTGTCTTCATCTGTTCGCTATCCTAATAGATGCGTATACTATGTAACATATTCCTTGTCAATTGtgttttattaaaaaaaaagacaagaaaacaaaggctCAATAAAGTCTTGATACTTTTCAATTCGTTCCTACTATTCCTCCCTGGGTATGGTCAAGATGCGGTTCCCCAATTGTCAgacttaataaaaaaagaaaaaaggtttataagagagaga is part of the Trichoderma atroviride chromosome 1, complete sequence genome and encodes:
- a CDS encoding uncharacterized protein (TransMembrane:10 (i50-68o80-98i141-159o179-196i203-222o228-248i260-280o286-306i318-341o361-388i)), which gives rise to MVYVRQHNLPALKEYKYSAVDRSLVSKYILKPFYTNFVIHCFPMSMAPNLITLTGFSFVVLNFLTMLWYNPTLDQDCPSWVYYSWAIGLLLYQTFDAVDGAQARRTKQSGPLGELFDHGVDALNTTLEVLIFAASQNMGQGWKTVATLFASLLTFYVQTWDEYHTKTLTLGIVNGPVEGVLIVASVFALTGFMGGAHIWQQSALGAIGVPASLGIPQFIYDLTFTEWYMVQGTIVLVLNTVESSVNVIRARRARGDRSRGALLGLGPFFAIWALIVTYLYLQPNILHHHLIPFALFAGLVNAYSVGQMITAHLTKMRFPYWNILGVLVGFGVADSIGPVLLNNYGVGWPSSLGDGVYQTAYVFLMLGTALGVYGSFVVDVIVTICDYLDIWCLTIKHPHHEAAVVKPNGIKSH
- a CDS encoding uncharacterized protein (EggNog:ENOG41) yields the protein MAAAAGVMAILESTYNSLDLEAILELYADDARFSAHLFGLVGVDKTWIRAFYSDLIEYNENVEFVTRCVTGTPDLTVWECDVKWTARLPSTALGTVRGDKVVMRGVSLLSWREGYIVEQKDYFHIAQKG
- a CDS encoding uncharacterized protein (EggNog:ENOG41), coding for MFSTIFCAIIWTIIWSLNLVSLDIKTFSILIAVHTLSRQVATVRLRRKTGTTLYPTMDEESSAPTLPFQSPSTPVSTPLQTTYTYTTAGTIYNPSSSQRLQPPARRGRLLKATSEFDHLKFVHSPLPSHPPDALRTLSMSEDLAQTQPAPDQQISYEPLQQNYDRAVSPVNTQDQVPGMSWSTGFQSPAAPFDVKGKGIASDANSSDDDDGIITGALMNMPVKSLQNLASYPNPNQKKAQKVLLRGVKPRENSTLSMPPRLDTPFSQELFPEYARSRPYGTFSDPAASRFWPPWKSARVAISETAAHADYKSTIASSSRFSTPSIHSDNSDPHMSASMGLASTAGAPKPLTAGPPGQRQYRPSTFDSMFKAFHSMPTDSRDSIAYAQEEYRYPPLDPPYKLTKTPTTTKDYIEQDEEFIPSFTPSSSKVLDATPTAHQNQFDQVPEYPAHPGEDLQYYPAYSDLTDPFDANELQYSSVPSEWPHQANDNGVGDEEGSYYSNAQREAYFNSIDSFPPQATASSSPFRTRSSYDNDAICEPMFPQCMGRPACLTEAEIRERTRQLHIKWYAATGLLGDAYPLPKPIVEPTYLPRPKHVYGAIGDGRPSKTSSTSEENDEVSVEDMPSESFKNKIYSDLALLEVVLNRAKP